One segment of Terriglobia bacterium DNA contains the following:
- a CDS encoding VWA domain-containing protein, with protein MRPALLLLLLFPCLTVAQDCTQTVPAIMVDETTRTFLPGITADRLHAQLGSAVVPVTSVERIPGFRVLILFDTSGSMEQKDSLFIHQHKALVLVNRTLDELLDELPQGSKIEYGLFNNDAAFGLAFAANPDELRKSLSDLTEQMKRRKMKHTALYDALRESLQRFDSPQPGDSVLLVTDGMDNESRLRAGKVQEEAARKGVRVFTILIKDDKPDIDGSRLVILDFAERTGGSVHVINVDGSAWGGDKEPEAERLELRRFWSNEVLSGYLLRFNVPAGARNQRKWLLRVDRLPGQKSRTLAAYPSRLNACPVATAAAH; from the coding sequence ATGCGCCCTGCATTACTTCTGCTGCTTTTGTTCCCGTGCCTGACCGTTGCGCAGGACTGCACGCAGACCGTGCCGGCAATTATGGTCGATGAAACAACCAGGACATTCTTGCCTGGGATTACCGCTGATCGTTTACATGCGCAACTAGGCAGCGCTGTTGTTCCGGTCACCAGCGTTGAGCGTATTCCAGGTTTCCGCGTGCTGATTTTGTTTGATACCAGCGGCAGCATGGAGCAGAAGGACAGTTTGTTCATTCATCAGCATAAAGCTTTGGTTCTGGTAAACAGGACATTGGACGAATTGCTGGACGAGTTGCCCCAGGGTAGCAAAATTGAATATGGCTTATTCAATAATGATGCGGCGTTCGGGCTGGCATTTGCCGCAAATCCGGACGAATTGCGGAAAAGTCTCTCCGATTTAACGGAACAAATGAAGCGCCGCAAAATGAAGCATACCGCGCTCTACGATGCGCTACGTGAAAGCTTGCAGCGGTTTGATTCTCCTCAACCTGGCGATTCAGTCCTGCTCGTGACCGACGGCATGGATAATGAAAGCCGTCTCAGAGCGGGAAAAGTTCAGGAGGAAGCAGCGAGAAAAGGTGTTCGCGTCTTCACCATTCTGATAAAGGACGACAAGCCTGATATTGACGGTTCACGGCTGGTGATACTCGATTTTGCTGAGCGTACCGGTGGTAGCGTTCACGTTATCAACGTGGACGGAAGTGCCTGGGGTGGCGACAAAGAGCCGGAAGCGGAGCGGCTGGAATTGCGACGCTTCTGGAGCAACGAAGTGCTTTCCGGATACTTGCTGCGTTTCAACGTTCCTGCCGGCGCCAGGAACCAGCGCAAATGGCTGCTCAGAGTGGACCGCTTGCCTGGCCAGAAAAGCAGAACATTGGCCGCATATCCCAGCCGTCTCAACGCGTGTCCGGTTGCAACTGCTGCGGCGCACTAG
- a CDS encoding phosphoesterase, which produces MGNSLNLIENIVVVMLENRSFDQMLGTLYPNSSQFEGLKLDGSMYNTYNGVKYPVTNTSSGDPFTTPTPDPGESFADMNLQIFNTTNPATGATPNMAGFVNDWMATSQQYPGIPTTKQCLVAPSWPALPRAGASPGDIMFYFKPSQLPVTSLLAKSFGVSDAWFGSCPTQTYPNRFFLNCATSGGYVNDVDYPCNFELWPDIPSIFELLDGAGGYNASNWKVYFHDFAIATLIKYVLMSASSSQHMVCNFDTLDYGQDSKLPTFADDVANQKLPKYSFIEPRYNVGADNLQPNDNHPPYNVLNGELLVATIYGLLRSSTYYWPRTLLIITYDEHGGCYDHVIPPTAVAPGGTVLRNPSTFGFNLYGPRVPAILVSPYIPAGSIVRPNGFSYVPGNGTSTTNGVTPFDHTSVIKTIVECFNISSGAANLTQRDANAPSLADALSLNATNRNDGPGTVALPNIASAAPAGAQDCHLLEIYNAMYTRAAAVGSGQ; this is translated from the coding sequence ATGGGCAATTCACTGAATCTCATTGAAAACATAGTGGTGGTAATGCTGGAAAACCGGTCATTTGACCAGATGCTGGGAACGCTCTATCCCAACAGCTCACAATTTGAAGGATTGAAGCTGGATGGAAGCATGTACAACACCTACAACGGCGTCAAATATCCAGTCACAAACACTTCAAGCGGCGATCCTTTCACCACGCCGACCCCTGATCCCGGCGAATCGTTCGCGGACATGAATCTCCAGATCTTCAACACCACCAATCCCGCGACCGGCGCTACGCCAAACATGGCAGGGTTTGTGAACGATTGGATGGCGACTTCGCAACAATATCCAGGAATACCAACCACCAAGCAATGCCTTGTAGCCCCCTCATGGCCGGCGCTTCCGCGGGCCGGTGCATCTCCGGGGGACATCATGTTTTATTTCAAGCCGTCGCAGCTCCCGGTGACTTCCCTGCTGGCCAAATCGTTTGGCGTGTCCGATGCATGGTTTGGTTCGTGTCCTACTCAGACTTATCCGAACCGCTTCTTCCTGAATTGCGCCACGTCTGGCGGCTACGTGAATGACGTGGATTATCCATGCAACTTTGAACTATGGCCTGATATTCCCAGCATCTTTGAGCTGCTGGATGGAGCCGGAGGCTACAACGCAAGCAACTGGAAGGTTTACTTCCATGACTTTGCCATTGCTACGTTGATCAAATACGTTTTGATGTCCGCCTCTTCATCGCAGCACATGGTCTGCAACTTCGATACCCTCGACTATGGCCAGGATTCAAAACTCCCCACGTTCGCGGACGACGTAGCAAACCAAAAGCTGCCCAAATATTCGTTCATTGAGCCGCGTTACAACGTTGGGGCTGATAATCTGCAGCCCAACGACAACCATCCGCCTTACAACGTGCTGAACGGCGAACTTCTGGTTGCGACCATTTACGGATTGTTGCGCAGCAGCACGTACTATTGGCCTCGAACGCTGTTGATCATTACCTACGACGAGCACGGCGGCTGCTACGATCACGTGATTCCGCCCACTGCCGTGGCGCCCGGTGGAACCGTGCTGCGCAATCCGTCGACGTTTGGTTTTAACCTCTATGGCCCCAGAGTGCCCGCCATCCTGGTCTCGCCTTATATTCCGGCCGGTTCCATTGTGCGTCCTAATGGTTTTTCTTACGTGCCGGGCAACGGCACTTCAACCACAAACGGTGTAACGCCGTTTGACCATACCTCAGTCATCAAAACCATCGTTGAGTGTTTCAATATCTCAAGTGGCGCAGCGAACCTTACCCAGCGCGATGCGAACGCTCCCAGCCTGGCCGACGCGTTGTCCCTTAATGCGACAAACAGGAACGATGGCCCAGGTACGGTAGCATTGCCAAACATAGCGTCCGCCGCTCCTGCGGGAGCGCAGGACTGCCATCTTCTGGAGATTTACAACGCAATGTATACGCGTGCCGCCGCCGTGGGTTCAGGACAGTAA
- a CDS encoding class I SAM-dependent methyltransferase codes for MQYTEQQKFLTSSRIWGAGLILVLFVAVGTCVLIGKISGLVHLALYAALTWALAVFIYYTPDYLHLTVDPRKRSRWAVKIRWRIIAAALIIGGLLASNIRERACVAMAIVWLLALNLFGRRVPKRFVPLYFWLGDIALFAALLFFVHIDLLLAALLLAAAAHLAIVVADTPASFWIVVVSGVSLLLVCMAAWRQNVGTTFAAALICLLLVASGATAYLVHRAEKRNAENIEVSVRDLNAFTGYPKERILQLWAVSNQELAKNWQQAAIAPDDQERLKEWYRQNSELYLFALSGYNLEYKRIRSNLNMLRRARGSCLDYGAGNGELLLEVARTDRAVYYDVEGETMRFAQARAAQRNLAMEFFHTREELAAAGEKRGFDTIFALDVLEHLPDLPGELNFLASLLNPGGLLVFDVPAGATKSHPMHLNHDLDVVAHMRARGLKDERSLWQKLPFKKEEKYFFRAPRDPKSMLIALQRTDEVTSA; via the coding sequence ATGCAATATACGGAACAACAAAAATTTCTGACGTCCAGCCGCATTTGGGGAGCGGGCCTGATTCTGGTCTTGTTTGTAGCAGTGGGAACGTGCGTTCTGATCGGGAAAATCTCTGGTCTTGTGCATCTCGCGCTTTATGCCGCGCTCACCTGGGCCCTGGCGGTCTTTATTTATTACACGCCGGACTATCTGCATTTGACTGTGGATCCCCGGAAACGATCGCGCTGGGCTGTGAAGATTCGCTGGAGAATCATCGCAGCCGCCTTGATCATCGGTGGACTGCTGGCCTCAAATATCCGCGAGAGAGCGTGCGTGGCGATGGCCATCGTCTGGCTCCTGGCTCTCAATCTGTTTGGCCGGAGAGTGCCCAAGCGTTTTGTGCCGCTTTATTTTTGGCTGGGTGATATTGCGCTGTTCGCCGCTTTGCTCTTTTTTGTGCATATCGATCTGTTGCTCGCTGCTCTGCTGCTCGCGGCAGCCGCGCACCTCGCCATCGTTGTAGCGGATACGCCGGCGTCGTTCTGGATAGTCGTGGTCAGCGGCGTGAGCCTGCTTCTGGTTTGCATGGCGGCGTGGCGGCAAAATGTCGGTACAACTTTCGCCGCGGCACTGATCTGTCTGCTGCTGGTAGCGTCTGGAGCGACAGCTTATCTGGTCCATCGCGCGGAAAAGCGCAATGCGGAAAACATCGAAGTTTCCGTCCGCGACCTCAACGCATTTACCGGCTATCCTAAAGAACGCATTCTGCAGTTGTGGGCCGTAAGCAATCAGGAACTGGCAAAAAACTGGCAACAGGCTGCCATTGCTCCCGATGACCAGGAACGCCTGAAAGAGTGGTACCGGCAAAACTCTGAGCTATATCTGTTCGCGCTCTCCGGCTATAACCTTGAGTACAAGCGCATCCGCTCGAACTTGAATATGCTCCGGCGCGCACGCGGATCGTGTCTCGATTACGGGGCCGGCAACGGTGAGCTTTTGCTGGAAGTCGCCCGCACAGATCGTGCCGTTTATTACGACGTGGAAGGCGAAACCATGCGGTTTGCCCAAGCGCGGGCCGCGCAACGCAATCTGGCCATGGAATTTTTTCATACCAGGGAAGAACTGGCTGCCGCGGGAGAGAAGCGCGGATTTGACACCATCTTCGCTCTCGATGTGCTGGAGCATTTACCTGATCTTCCGGGAGAACTCAACTTCCTGGCTTCTCTGCTGAATCCGGGTGGCTTGCTGGTTTTCGATGTGCCGGCCGGAGCTACAAAGTCGCATCCTATGCACCTCAATCATGACCTTGATGTAGTCGCGCACATGCGGGCCAGAGGCCTCAAGGATGAGCGGAGCCTTTGGCAAAAGTTGCCATTCAAGAAAGAGGAAAAATACTTTTTCCGCGCTCCCAGGGATCCCAAAAGCATGTTGATTGCACTTCAACGCACGGATGAAGTTACTTCAGCCTGA
- a CDS encoding HDIG domain-containing protein, with amino-acid sequence MDGTSLDRSQAWSLLCEYTQSESLRKHMLAVEACMRAYARKFGEDENKWGIIGLLHDFDYEKYPTPAEHPFVGSKILEERGYPEEVRRAILSHADYSGVKRESRMEKTLYACDEVSGFITASALVKPNKSLAEVEAKSVRKKMKDKAFARSVNRDDIINGAADLGVDLEEHIAFCIEAMKGIAAELGLAGNGLKSRP; translated from the coding sequence ATGGATGGAACCTCTCTGGATCGAAGCCAGGCCTGGAGCCTGCTTTGCGAATACACCCAGTCAGAAAGCCTGCGCAAGCACATGCTGGCCGTGGAAGCATGCATGCGCGCCTATGCCCGCAAATTTGGCGAGGACGAAAATAAATGGGGCATTATCGGCCTGCTGCATGATTTTGATTATGAAAAATATCCCACGCCGGCGGAGCATCCGTTTGTGGGCAGCAAGATTCTGGAAGAGCGCGGCTATCCGGAAGAAGTGCGCCGCGCGATTCTCTCCCATGCCGACTACAGCGGCGTGAAGCGTGAAAGCCGGATGGAGAAAACGCTCTATGCGTGCGATGAAGTCTCCGGCTTCATCACTGCTTCAGCGCTGGTCAAGCCAAACAAGTCGCTCGCCGAAGTCGAGGCCAAGTCCGTCCGCAAGAAGATGAAGGACAAAGCTTTTGCCCGCAGCGTGAATCGCGATGACATTATCAACGGCGCGGCCGATCTGGGCGTCGATCTGGAAGAGCACATCGCGTTCTGCATTGAAGCCATGAAAGGGATTGCCGCGGAGTTGGGGCTGGCGGGGAACGGCTTGAAATCCCGACCCTGA
- a CDS encoding helix-turn-helix domain-containing protein, translating to MATALAPVDSREVVRCDHCHLVQFRTNNNLCRKCRTSLDEDEPEPILEVQAPVEPPSNGHHSHLQVASAIRMLRQKSGLSQRQLALRMAVPRTYVSKIENEKAMPTLSSLQRLATALEVSMADLLKGSSRSLEDDIADLMHDEFIAEIIQCLDKLDSMQRSSLLAQVRDLSIRPRRSAS from the coding sequence ATGGCAACAGCATTGGCGCCGGTCGATTCCCGGGAAGTTGTACGTTGTGACCATTGTCATTTAGTCCAATTCAGGACCAACAACAATCTTTGCAGAAAATGCCGTACCTCGCTGGACGAGGATGAGCCCGAGCCGATCCTTGAGGTCCAGGCGCCGGTGGAACCGCCGTCAAACGGACATCATTCCCATCTTCAAGTGGCGTCAGCCATCCGTATGCTAAGGCAAAAGTCCGGATTGAGCCAGCGCCAGCTTGCCTTGCGCATGGCGGTGCCGCGCACATACGTATCAAAGATCGAAAATGAAAAAGCCATGCCCACGCTGTCGTCCCTGCAGCGGCTGGCGACGGCCCTGGAAGTTTCCATGGCCGATCTGCTCAAAGGCTCCAGCCGGTCGCTGGAAGATGACATTGCCGACCTGATGCATGACGAGTTTATTGCCGAAATCATTCAATGCCTGGACAAGCTGGATTCCATGCAGCGCTCCAGCCTGCTGGCGCAGGTGCGCGACTTGAGTATTCGTCCACGCCGCAGCGCGTCGTAA
- a CDS encoding DUF3309 domain-containing protein: MLIGALPSWPHSRNWGYRPVGGLGLILIIVLILALMGYL, from the coding sequence ATGTTGATCGGTGCGCTGCCCTCATGGCCGCACAGCCGCAACTGGGGCTATCGTCCGGTCGGCGGACTGGGATTGATCCTGATCATCGTTCTGATCCTTGCCTTGATGGGATACTTATGA
- a CDS encoding helix-hairpin-helix domain-containing protein — protein MKTLLAAALTLSLLLISACSNQDTEKTKQEAAKATEQIKEGSKVAAVELKKDAKQAAVQGKAIAEGVKQGLATPDKPVNVNTASRTKLQTLPGVDEETAGRIIKGRPYHTTDEVGTKGVISPEQFNAIKDKIVVH, from the coding sequence ATGAAAACCCTTCTTGCCGCCGCGCTCACTCTTTCTCTTCTGCTGATCTCAGCCTGTTCCAACCAGGACACGGAGAAAACCAAGCAGGAAGCCGCTAAAGCGACAGAGCAAATTAAAGAGGGAAGCAAGGTTGCGGCCGTTGAGTTGAAGAAAGACGCCAAGCAGGCTGCCGTACAGGGCAAAGCCATCGCAGAAGGCGTGAAGCAGGGGCTGGCCACGCCAGACAAGCCGGTAAACGTAAACACCGCCTCCAGGACCAAGCTGCAAACTCTTCCCGGCGTCGACGAAGAAACTGCCGGCCGTATTATCAAGGGCCGCCCATATCACACCACAGACGAAGTAGGAACCAAGGGCGTGATCTCACCCGAGCAGTTCAACGCCATCAAAGACAAGATTGTGGTTCATTGA
- a CDS encoding carboxymuconolactone decarboxylase family protein, translated as MPRISRIDRAAASPEVAEVYDHFMKVRGNIPNMFRTVAHRPEIMRTMVAHFRAVMETGTVPIKLKELVIVRTTQINRCEYULASHTVLARRHGWTDDQINDLANFEKRSDFTDKEKAALRLAERVTRDAHTVDDQFFGELRRHFDEGEIIELLAAIGLFNYFNRFNDALTMEPTK; from the coding sequence ATGCCAAGAATCTCACGCATTGATCGCGCAGCAGCTTCGCCTGAGGTCGCTGAGGTTTACGACCACTTCATGAAAGTGCGCGGCAACATTCCCAACATGTTCCGCACCGTGGCGCACCGGCCGGAAATCATGCGGACCATGGTGGCGCACTTCCGGGCCGTGATGGAAACCGGCACCGTTCCCATTAAGCTAAAAGAGCTGGTGATTGTCCGGACGACGCAGATCAATCGTTGTGAGTATTGACTGGCGTCACACACCGTCTTGGCAAGACGGCACGGCTGGACAGACGACCAGATCAACGACCTGGCCAACTTTGAAAAGCGCTCTGATTTCACGGATAAAGAAAAGGCCGCGCTGCGGCTGGCGGAACGCGTGACTCGCGACGCGCACACCGTCGACGATCAGTTCTTCGGCGAACTACGCCGGCACTTTGATGAAGGCGAGATTATCGAGTTGCTGGCCGCGATCGGGCTGTTTAACTATTTCAATCGGTTTAATGATGCGTTGACGATGGAGCCGACGAAATAG
- a CDS encoding STAS domain-containing protein, with protein MSMKATNRQVDGVAVVDMSGRITLGEGSVVLRDTIRDLIGKGNKKILLNLGDVTYIDSSGIGELVSAFTAVRREGGELKLLNLTKKVHDLLQITKLYTVFDIKDDEATAIKAFGK; from the coding sequence GTGAGCATGAAAGCAACCAATCGGCAAGTGGACGGCGTCGCAGTCGTGGATATGAGCGGCCGCATCACTTTGGGTGAGGGCAGCGTGGTTTTGCGTGACACCATTCGCGACCTGATCGGCAAAGGCAACAAAAAAATCCTGCTTAACCTGGGCGACGTTACATATATTGACAGCTCCGGCATCGGCGAACTGGTGAGCGCGTTTACCGCTGTGCGCCGTGAAGGCGGCGAACTGAAGCTGCTCAACCTCACTAAGAAAGTCCACGACCTGTTACAAATCACCAAGCTCTATACCGTCTTTGATATCAAAGACGACGAAGCGACAGCAATTAAAGCCTTCGGCAAATAA
- a CDS encoding ATP-binding protein, translating into MTNRVSYTLESTLESVNQVEQKATEVAAGAGLGEDEQYQVAMAVREAAVNAVLHGNAYDPGKRFVVAYETTGDSLVITITDQGKGLDPESLPDPLAPENLMKGSGRGIFLIRAFMDEVKIRNTNPGTEVTLIKHTGRNAANAKEEEAQ; encoded by the coding sequence ATGACAAACCGGGTCTCATACACGCTTGAGTCAACCTTGGAAAGCGTTAATCAGGTTGAACAAAAAGCTACAGAGGTGGCCGCCGGCGCGGGATTGGGTGAAGACGAGCAATATCAGGTGGCCATGGCCGTGCGAGAAGCGGCAGTAAACGCGGTGCTGCACGGCAATGCTTATGATCCGGGAAAAAGGTTTGTGGTTGCGTATGAAACCACCGGCGATTCGCTGGTGATTACCATTACCGACCAAGGCAAAGGTCTGGACCCGGAATCGCTACCGGACCCACTGGCACCGGAAAACCTGATGAAGGGCTCAGGGCGGGGAATTTTTCTGATTCGCGCATTCATGGATGAGGTAAAGATCCGGAACACGAATCCAGGGACGGAAGTAACACTTATCAAGCATACCGGCCGCAACGCGGCGAATGCCAAGGAGGAGGAAGCACAGTGA
- a CDS encoding SpoIIE family protein phosphatase produces MAIQVTDMHMLRDQLMVRRQKLESAVAKTQTANLLHLLEQVDHALERVDHGSYGVCEHCAGTVEPERLFADPLTQLCLDCLNPTEQRALEQDLLLAARIQAGLLPKRDFSAAGWKVAYHYEPAGQVSGDYCDLVQHGKDLYFMVGDVSGKGVAAAMLMSNLHALFRVLIPTGLPLEQLVERANRLFCESTLPTQYATLIVGRADEFGNVEICNGGHPAPFHVGGHGVASIEAATVPIGLFCDQKFTSTTLRTAPGDSLVIYTDGISESESPDGAEFGSASLAKLLGACHQMPSRELVDKCLKEVLNFRSGSPRLDDQALMVLQFAPTA; encoded by the coding sequence ATGGCAATCCAGGTTACAGACATGCATATGCTGCGCGACCAGTTGATGGTCCGGCGGCAAAAACTGGAATCCGCAGTGGCCAAAACCCAGACCGCTAACCTTCTGCACCTGCTGGAGCAGGTTGACCATGCGCTGGAACGCGTGGACCACGGCAGTTACGGCGTCTGCGAACATTGCGCCGGGACCGTAGAGCCGGAACGCCTGTTTGCCGATCCTTTGACGCAGCTCTGCCTGGACTGCCTGAATCCCACAGAACAGCGAGCTCTGGAGCAGGACCTGCTACTGGCGGCAAGAATCCAGGCTGGGCTGTTGCCCAAGCGTGACTTCAGCGCTGCCGGATGGAAAGTTGCTTACCACTACGAGCCCGCAGGGCAGGTCAGCGGCGATTATTGTGACCTGGTGCAACACGGCAAAGATCTTTATTTCATGGTAGGCGACGTTTCCGGCAAAGGCGTGGCAGCGGCCATGCTCATGTCAAACTTGCATGCGCTGTTCCGCGTGCTGATTCCCACCGGTCTGCCCTTGGAACAATTGGTCGAACGCGCCAACCGGCTTTTCTGTGAAAGCACTCTGCCCACGCAGTATGCCACTCTGATCGTGGGACGGGCAGATGAGTTTGGCAACGTGGAGATATGCAATGGCGGCCATCCGGCGCCGTTTCATGTGGGCGGGCACGGCGTTGCGTCGATTGAAGCCGCCACAGTCCCGATTGGGCTTTTCTGTGACCAGAAGTTCACAAGCACTACGCTTCGCACTGCTCCGGGCGATAGCCTGGTCATTTATACAGACGGCATTTCAGAGTCTGAAAGCCCTGACGGCGCGGAGTTCGGCAGCGCATCGCTGGCAAAGCTGCTGGGCGCGTGCCATCAAATGCCGTCGCGTGAGCTGGTGGATAAATGCCTGAAAGAGGTTTTGAACTTCCGCTCCGGCTCGCCTCGGTTGGACGATCAGGCGCTGATGGTGCTGCAGTTCGCGCCGACCGCGTAA
- a CDS encoding CBS domain-containing protein encodes MREEIALSSILGASVYDSSGAFAGHVREVAIFPQEDPNRISDFIVKTREGDRLLPSRQVKTVIGSAIQVNGSAHDWQPLSSSEGMLLLERDLLDQQIIDVSGRKVVRVNDVDLRREQVNGTLKLKVGRVDIGLRGAIRRLLKGLAPSRAIEALALRMPEKSIPWEAVDLIETDPARRVRLRLAYERLAKLHPADIADILEELAPAERESVFESLNEEVAAEALEEIDPKMQIELMRSIDSDKAADIVEEMDPDAAADLLGDLPQETSEEILEEMEPEERQEVSELLAFHENTAAGRMTTDYIALSAEHTVGDAIDRLRSFEGPVETVSTIYLVDSQEKLVGSVPLVSLVLASGGTRLGTLTPEHVIYVEASASEKDVAEMFDKYNLLTLPVVDEEQRLTGIITADDVISLLRDRI; translated from the coding sequence ATGCGGGAAGAGATCGCACTTTCGAGCATTCTGGGCGCGTCCGTCTATGACAGCAGCGGCGCGTTTGCCGGACACGTGCGTGAAGTGGCCATCTTTCCCCAGGAAGATCCCAACCGCATTTCTGATTTCATCGTAAAAACCCGAGAAGGCGACCGGCTGCTGCCTTCACGCCAGGTCAAGACCGTGATCGGTTCGGCCATCCAGGTGAACGGCTCAGCCCATGATTGGCAGCCGCTTTCCAGCTCTGAAGGCATGCTGCTGTTGGAGCGCGACTTGCTTGACCAGCAGATTATCGACGTTTCCGGGCGCAAAGTTGTCCGCGTGAATGACGTTGACCTTCGCCGCGAGCAGGTCAATGGCACGCTCAAGCTCAAGGTAGGGCGCGTGGATATTGGCTTGCGCGGGGCTATCCGGCGGCTGCTCAAGGGCCTTGCTCCCAGCCGCGCGATTGAAGCGCTGGCCCTGCGCATGCCGGAAAAGTCCATCCCCTGGGAAGCCGTGGACCTGATTGAAACCGATCCCGCGCGCCGCGTTCGCCTGCGGCTGGCCTATGAGCGGCTTGCGAAACTGCATCCGGCGGACATTGCCGACATTCTGGAAGAGCTGGCCCCGGCCGAGCGTGAATCTGTCTTTGAATCGTTGAATGAAGAAGTGGCCGCTGAAGCGCTGGAAGAGATCGATCCTAAGATGCAGATCGAGCTCATGCGGTCTATTGATTCTGACAAGGCCGCCGACATTGTGGAAGAAATGGACCCCGATGCCGCCGCCGACCTGCTGGGCGATCTGCCCCAGGAGACGTCAGAAGAAATTCTGGAAGAGATGGAGCCGGAAGAGCGGCAGGAGGTTTCAGAGCTGCTGGCCTTCCATGAAAACACCGCCGCCGGCCGCATGACCACCGACTATATCGCTCTTTCAGCCGAGCATACCGTGGGTGACGCCATTGACCGCCTGCGCAGCTTTGAAGGCCCTGTCGAGACTGTGAGCACCATTTATCTGGTTGATTCCCAGGAAAAGCTGGTGGGCTCCGTGCCTCTGGTTTCTCTGGTGCTGGCTTCGGGCGGCACCCGGCTGGGCACCCTCACTCCGGAACATGTGATCTATGTGGAAGCCAGCGCGTCAGAAAAAGACGTGGCGGAAATGTTTGACAAATACAACCTGCTCACGCTGCCCGTAGTAGACGAAGAGCAGCGCCTTACCGGCATCATCACGGCGGATGATGTGATCAGCCTGCTGCGGGACAGGATTTAG